One part of the Helicobacter cetorum MIT 99-5656 genome encodes these proteins:
- the rpsJ gene encoding 30S ribosomal protein S10 encodes MEKIRLKLKAYDHRVLDRSVVAIVEAVKRSGSEIRGPIPLPTKNKRYTVLRSPHINKDSREQFEIRVYSRLIDIISATPETVDSLMKLDLAPEVDVEVTSMETK; translated from the coding sequence ATGGAAAAAATCAGGTTGAAGCTCAAAGCTTATGACCATAGGGTGTTGGACCGCTCCGTTGTGGCTATTGTGGAAGCAGTAAAGCGTTCAGGTTCTGAAATTAGAGGGCCTATTCCTTTACCGACTAAGAACAAGCGTTACACCGTTTTACGCTCTCCACACATCAACAAGGATTCAAGAGAGCAGTTTGAGATTAGGGTTTATAGCCGATTGATTGATATTATTTCGGCCACCCCAGAAACCGTAGATAGCTTGATGAAGTTAGACTTAGCTCCAGAAGTAGATGTAGAAGTTACTTCTATGGAAACTAAGTAG
- a CDS encoding 50S ribosomal protein L23: MADIMDIKSILYTEKSLGLQEKGVLVVQTAQNVTKNQLKEVFKTYFGFEPLKINSLKQEGKVKRFRGKLGQRKSFKKFYVKVPEGASIAALGA, from the coding sequence ATGGCAGACATCATGGATATAAAGTCAATTCTTTACACTGAAAAGTCATTAGGATTGCAAGAAAAAGGTGTTTTAGTAGTTCAAACAGCTCAAAATGTTACTAAAAACCAACTCAAGGAAGTGTTTAAAACTTACTTTGGCTTTGAGCCTTTAAAAATCAATTCTTTGAAGCAAGAGGGTAAAGTCAAGCGTTTTAGAGGCAAGCTTGGGCAAAGAAAGTCGTTTAAGAAATTTTATGTGAAAGTTCCAGAGGGCGCCAGCATTGCCGCCCTTGGCGCTTAG
- the rplC gene encoding 50S ribosomal protein L3 — MEFLVQKIGMSRTIDANSTPVTLLKVLQAKVCQLENGKALVAYAMHKKHNKAIEGQQKKYQLSKEFNHFATLKATHQQELGDLDVSVLETLKRVKASFKTKGRGFAGVMKRWNFQGGPAAHGSRFHRRPGSIGNREWPGRVQKGRKMAGHYGNELVTCQNEVVSFDKESMVLVLKGSVAGFSGAYGRIRAL; from the coding sequence ATGGAATTTTTAGTTCAAAAGATAGGCATGAGCCGCACCATTGATGCTAACAGCACGCCTGTAACTTTGCTTAAAGTTTTACAAGCTAAGGTGTGCCAGCTAGAAAATGGAAAAGCTTTAGTAGCCTATGCGATGCATAAGAAACATAATAAGGCGATTGAGGGTCAGCAAAAGAAATACCAGCTCAGCAAAGAGTTTAACCACTTCGCTACCTTAAAAGCAACTCATCAGCAAGAGCTTGGCGACTTAGATGTAAGCGTTTTGGAAACACTTAAGAGAGTTAAGGCGAGCTTTAAGACTAAGGGGCGAGGTTTTGCAGGGGTCATGAAGCGTTGGAATTTCCAAGGTGGTCCTGCAGCTCATGGTAGCCGTTTCCATCGCCGCCCCGGTTCTATCGGTAATAGAGAATGGCCAGGAAGAGTGCAAAAGGGTAGGAAAATGGCAGGGCATTATGGCAATGAGCTAGTAACTTGTCAAAACGAGGTTGTTTCTTTTGATAAAGAAAGCATGGTATTAGTGCTAAAGGGTTCAGTAGCCGGTTTTTCTGGTGCTTATGGACGCATTAGAGCGTTATAA
- a CDS encoding ATP-binding protein — protein sequence MPLSCLHPFGPFETPNEPNLNNPLLDSHLSDKICLLGPIKSGKTSFALKLAKSFKNPVYIDYDDMRLNKDILSSWLLKWHLEKKMDLLILDNVEPLDFSLPKLPKIILIPSHLSPIVPQDFSPCYTLGLSFKEYGVFFKSNIPKNTLFNRFLRDGNSLDLLFSENEKEKILKKQKNIKLVFQTYAPLMAKICAYQARFVSAFYLYTQFKKELKISKDTLYKFLHTLEKQHTIFLVNSFESNKTKLYLCDFALPYSLTSSPSLLSIFENMVFLELYKQLPTHTIHSHDNGIFILCENATKKLALIAHAFPTQSFLEKQLAWCNQHGFSKIIVVSINAHTLPVVANDSYKHLNFIDFSLNVKSILI from the coding sequence ATGCCCCTTTCTTGCTTGCACCCTTTTGGACCTTTTGAAACCCCTAATGAACCTAACTTAAACAATCCGCTTTTAGATTCTCATTTGAGCGATAAAATCTGTCTTTTAGGTCCTATAAAATCCGGCAAAACTTCGTTTGCTCTCAAACTAGCTAAAAGCTTTAAAAACCCTGTATACATAGATTATGATGATATGCGTTTAAATAAAGATATTCTCAGCTCATGGCTATTAAAATGGCATTTAGAAAAGAAAATGGACTTACTTATTTTAGACAATGTAGAGCCATTAGATTTTAGCCTACCAAAACTTCCTAAAATCATTCTCATTCCCAGCCATTTAAGCCCCATAGTGCCACAAGATTTTAGCCCATGTTACACGCTGGGGCTGAGCTTCAAAGAATATGGCGTTTTTTTCAAATCTAATATTCCTAAAAACACTCTCTTTAACCGCTTTTTAAGAGACGGCAACTCTTTGGATTTACTTTTTTCTGAAAATGAAAAAGAAAAAATTCTCAAAAAACAAAAGAATATTAAACTGGTATTTCAAACCTATGCCCCCCTAATGGCTAAAATATGTGCTTACCAAGCTCGGTTTGTCAGTGCCTTTTATCTCTATACGCAATTCAAAAAAGAACTTAAAATCTCTAAAGACACCCTTTACAAATTTTTACACACACTAGAAAAACAACACACCATTTTTTTAGTCAATAGTTTTGAAAGCAATAAAACCAAATTGTATTTATGCGATTTCGCTTTGCCCTATAGCTTGACTTCTAGCCCATCGCTTTTAAGCATTTTTGAAAACATGGTTTTTTTAGAGCTTTACAAACAGCTCCCCACTCATACAATTCACTCCCATGATAACGGAATCTTTATATTGTGTGAAAACGCTACAAAGAAACTCGCTCTCATCGCCCATGCTTTCCCTACGCAAAGCTTTTTAGAAAAACAGCTTGCATGGTGCAATCAGCATGGATTTTCAAAAATCATTGTCGTTTCTATCAACGCCCATACTTTACCTGTAGTGGCTAATGACTCTTACAAACACCTTAATTTTATTGATTTTTCTTTGAATGTTAAATCCATTTTGATATAA
- the fumC gene encoding class II fumarate hydratase, producing the protein MQFRIEHDTMGEVKVDDSKYWGAQTQRSFENFKIGTEKMPKELIGAFAKLKRSLAVVNHKLGKLSEEKSQAIVKACECILKGELCGEFPLAIWQTGSGTQTNMNLNEVIANKATEILGGNFREKKLIHPNDDVNMSQSSNDTFPTAMHIVSVLEITNKLLPSLENLLKTFKEKSKEFKEIVKIGRTHLQDATPLTLGQEFSGYVSMLEHNKSQILESLEHLRELAIGGTAVGTGLNAHLELSEKVAEELTQFTGVKFISAPNKFHALTSHDALTYAHGAFKALAANLMKIANDIRWLASGPRCGLGELNIPENEPGSSIMPGKVNPTQCEAMTMVAVQVMGNDTAIGIAASQGNFELNVFKPVIIYNFLQSLRLLADSMESFNAHCASGIEPNIEKIDYYLHHSLMLVTALNPHVGYENAAKIAKNAHKKGISLKESAVELNLLSAEDFDKFVVPEKMIGPKA; encoded by the coding sequence ATGCAATTTAGAATTGAACATGACACTATGGGCGAAGTCAAAGTAGATGACAGCAAGTATTGGGGGGCTCAAACGCAACGAAGTTTTGAAAACTTTAAAATCGGCACAGAGAAAATGCCAAAAGAATTAATCGGAGCGTTTGCAAAGCTTAAAAGAAGTCTAGCGGTAGTTAACCACAAGCTAGGAAAATTAAGCGAAGAAAAATCACAAGCCATTGTTAAAGCGTGTGAGTGTATTTTGAAAGGCGAATTGTGTGGCGAATTCCCACTAGCTATATGGCAAACGGGTTCTGGCACACAAACTAATATGAACTTAAATGAAGTCATAGCTAATAAAGCCACTGAGATTTTAGGGGGTAATTTTAGAGAGAAAAAACTCATTCACCCTAATGATGATGTAAATATGTCTCAAAGCTCAAACGACACTTTTCCAACAGCCATGCATATTGTGAGCGTGTTAGAAATCACCAATAAATTACTTCCTAGTTTAGAGAATTTATTAAAAACTTTCAAAGAAAAGAGCAAAGAATTTAAAGAGATTGTTAAAATTGGGCGCACGCATTTACAAGACGCTACGCCTTTGACTTTGGGGCAAGAATTTAGCGGTTATGTGAGCATGCTAGAGCATAACAAATCCCAGATTTTAGAGAGTTTGGAGCATTTAAGAGAATTAGCCATAGGTGGCACAGCGGTAGGCACGGGGCTAAACGCACATCTTGAGTTGAGTGAAAAAGTGGCTGAAGAGCTTACACAATTTACAGGTGTAAAATTTATCTCAGCTCCTAATAAATTCCACGCACTCACTAGCCATGACGCACTCACTTACGCCCATGGGGCTTTTAAGGCACTAGCTGCAAACTTAATGAAAATCGCTAATGATATTAGGTGGCTTGCTAGTGGGCCACGCTGTGGTTTGGGCGAATTGAATATCCCTGAAAATGAGCCAGGGAGTTCTATAATGCCTGGCAAAGTTAATCCTACACAATGTGAAGCCATGACTATGGTAGCCGTGCAAGTTATGGGTAATGACACTGCTATTGGTATTGCTGCTAGTCAAGGTAATTTTGAGTTGAATGTTTTTAAACCGGTGATTATTTATAATTTTTTGCAAAGCCTAAGGCTATTAGCAGATAGTATGGAGAGTTTTAATGCCCATTGTGCGAGCGGCATTGAACCTAATATTGAAAAGATAGATTATTACTTGCACCATTCTTTAATGCTAGTAACCGCTCTAAATCCGCATGTGGGCTATGAAAACGCCGCCAAAATTGCTAAAAACGCCCACAAAAAAGGCATTTCTTTAAAAGAAAGCGCTGTGGAGTTAAATCTATTGAGTGCGGAGGATTTTGATAAATTTGTTGTGCCTGAAAAAATGATAGGACCTAAGGCGTAG
- a CDS encoding flagellar biosynthesis repressor FlbT codes for MKILKTLSLYAFLFLGLLSHSANAEKMRDIANYPHWLKLNLFELDNPRNQYVGSALINDDRHDFYASFISHDNKLPPVKNAERIALVRAKLNAYSSLEAILIAKRMREHIYAILEPKDRNINSLFKIVNFLVSKSILAKEFVDTANRRVYIMVQFPFVAPEELGAYFKGQDIELSFSTAKAVSVMLNKTLFNI; via the coding sequence ATGAAAATATTAAAAACCTTAAGCTTATATGCTTTTTTGTTTTTAGGACTTTTAAGTCATAGTGCGAACGCTGAAAAAATGCGAGACATCGCAAACTATCCCCACTGGCTCAAACTCAATCTCTTTGAACTAGATAATCCTCGCAACCAATATGTAGGTTCAGCCTTAATAAATGATGACAGGCACGATTTCTACGCTAGTTTCATCTCCCATGACAATAAGCTACCTCCCGTTAAAAACGCCGAGAGAATCGCCCTTGTAAGAGCCAAGTTAAACGCCTACAGCTCTTTAGAGGCCATTTTAATCGCTAAGAGAATGCGAGAACATATTTATGCAATCCTAGAACCTAAGGACAGAAACATTAACAGCTTGTTTAAAATTGTTAATTTTTTGGTGTCTAAGTCTATTTTAGCTAAAGAATTTGTTGATACAGCCAACCGTCGTGTGTATATTATGGTGCAATTCCCCTTCGTTGCCCCCGAGGAGCTTGGTGCCTACTTTAAGGGGCAAGACATAGAACTTTCTTTCAGCACCGCCAAAGCCGTAAGCGTGATGCTAAACAAGACTTTGTTCAACATCTAA
- the rplD gene encoding 50S ribosomal protein L4 — protein MSKAIVLDSHLKEKGNVELPKRYENINSHNLYLYVKHYLSSMRANTAKSKNRSEVSGGGRKPWAQKGGGRARAGSITSPVFVGGGVSHGATNNRNYNLKINKKQKRLALEYALEEKAQANKLFLVEKIAIEGVVEDNKRKHLTKEASKMFQALEQRDTLFVCMNMDEYTELAFSNLKKCLIIDVCELNAYLLAAFSSVVMEEAAFQHVVQDKTEE, from the coding sequence ATGAGTAAGGCCATCGTTTTAGACAGCCATTTGAAAGAAAAGGGTAATGTTGAATTACCTAAAAGATATGAGAATATCAACAGCCATAATCTCTATCTATATGTAAAGCACTATTTATCTTCTATGCGTGCAAATACCGCTAAGAGTAAAAACCGCTCTGAGGTCAGCGGAGGTGGTAGAAAGCCTTGGGCACAAAAAGGGGGCGGAAGAGCTAGAGCAGGAAGTATCACTTCGCCTGTATTTGTAGGCGGGGGTGTATCTCATGGGGCTACAAATAACCGCAATTACAATCTTAAAATCAACAAGAAACAAAAGCGTCTAGCTTTGGAATACGCTTTAGAAGAAAAAGCACAAGCTAACAAGCTTTTTCTTGTGGAAAAAATCGCTATAGAAGGCGTGGTTGAAGATAATAAAAGAAAACATTTAACTAAAGAAGCTAGCAAAATGTTTCAAGCTTTAGAGCAGCGAGATACTTTATTTGTGTGCATGAATATGGACGAATACACTGAGTTAGCTTTTAGTAACCTTAAGAAGTGTCTTATTATTGATGTTTGCGAGTTAAATGCTTATCTTTTAGCGGCGTTTAGCTCTGTGGTTATGGAAGAAGCAGCTTTTCAGCATGTTGTGCAAGATAAGACAGAGGAGTAA
- the rplB gene encoding 50S ribosomal protein L2: MAIKTYKPYTPSRRFMSVLDSKDITAKSSVRGLLTKLKATAGRNNNGRITSRHKERGAKKLYRIIDFKRNKYNIEGKVSAIEYDPYRNSRIALVVYPDGDKRYILQPSGLKVGDSIIAAEGGLDIKVGFAMKLKNIPIGTVVHNIEMHPGAGGQLARSAGMSAQIMGRESKYTILRMPSSEMRYILSECMATIGVVGNEDFINVSIGKAGRNRHRGIRPQTRGSAMNPVDHPHGGGEGKTGTSGHPVSPWGIPAKGYKTRRKKASDKLIISRKKHK; encoded by the coding sequence ATGGCGATTAAAACTTATAAGCCCTACACACCAAGCAGACGCTTTATGTCTGTATTGGATTCTAAAGACATTACAGCAAAAAGTAGTGTTAGAGGCTTACTAACTAAGCTTAAAGCAACAGCGGGTAGAAACAATAATGGGCGCATTACTAGCCGCCATAAAGAGCGTGGGGCTAAAAAACTCTACCGCATTATTGATTTTAAACGCAATAAATACAATATTGAGGGAAAAGTTTCTGCGATTGAATACGACCCTTATAGAAATTCACGCATCGCATTGGTAGTTTATCCTGATGGGGATAAGCGCTACATTTTACAGCCAAGTGGACTAAAGGTAGGGGATAGCATTATTGCTGCTGAAGGCGGCTTAGATATTAAAGTAGGCTTTGCAATGAAGCTGAAAAATATTCCTATTGGAACCGTGGTGCATAATATTGAAATGCATCCTGGAGCTGGTGGACAGCTAGCAAGAAGTGCGGGCATGAGTGCTCAAATTATGGGTAGAGAAAGCAAATACACTATTCTCAGAATGCCAAGTTCTGAAATGCGTTATATTTTGAGTGAGTGCATGGCGACTATTGGCGTGGTAGGGAATGAGGATTTTATCAATGTTTCTATTGGTAAGGCAGGGCGTAACCGCCATAGAGGGATTCGCCCACAAACTCGTGGTAGTGCGATGAACCCAGTAGATCACCCGCATGGTGGTGGTGAAGGTAAAACAGGGACGAGCGGTCATCCTGTATCGCCTTGGGGTATTCCAGCTAAGGGCTATAAGACTAGAAGAAAAAAAGCTAGTGATAAGCTCATCATTTCTAGAAAGAAACATAAATAA
- a CDS encoding ribonuclease HII, translating to MTLGIDEAGRGCLAGSLFVAGVVCEEEIALEFLKMGVKDSKKLTQKKRFLLEEKIKSCDDVKFYIATKSADEIDSWGLGVCLKKSMQEILENLSSYAKDIYIDGNTAFGLNQKYPNLQTIIKGDDKIIQISMASILAKASKDREMLELHALFKEYGWDKNCGYGTKKHIEAIAKLGATPFHRRSFVIKSLDVEQSLV from the coding sequence ATGACCTTAGGCATTGATGAAGCAGGTAGGGGGTGTTTGGCCGGTTCGCTTTTTGTAGCTGGAGTGGTGTGCGAAGAAGAGATAGCGTTAGAATTTTTAAAAATGGGTGTCAAAGACAGCAAGAAACTCACTCAAAAGAAACGCTTTCTTTTAGAAGAAAAAATTAAATCGTGTGATGATGTGAAATTCTATATCGCTACAAAAAGTGCGGATGAAATTGATAGTTGGGGTTTAGGCGTGTGTCTAAAAAAATCCATGCAAGAAATTTTAGAAAATTTAAGTTCTTATGCTAAAGATATTTACATAGATGGCAATACGGCATTTGGTCTCAATCAAAAGTACCCTAACTTACAAACAATCATTAAAGGTGATGATAAAATCATTCAAATTTCTATGGCTTCTATTTTGGCAAAAGCTTCTAAAGATAGGGAAATGTTAGAATTGCACGCCTTGTTTAAAGAATACGGCTGGGATAAAAATTGTGGTTATGGGACTAAAAAGCATATAGAAGCGATAGCTAAGCTAGGAGCTACGCCCTTTCATCGGCGTAGCTTTGTGATTAAAAGCTTAGATGTTGAACAAAGTCTTGTTTAG